TTCCTGCTGAAGCTCCCCCTCATCCTGAACCAAGGCATCCCCATGGCCGTTCTTCTGGCTACTCTGATCGGCCTGGGCATCCTGGAAAGAAACCGCGAACTGGTGGCCATGCGATCGGCGGGCATCGGAGTCCGTACCTACGCCGCACCCATCCTGGGCGCAGCGCTCGTGATTTCCGGCCTCACGTTCGTGCTCGGTGAAACCCTGGCCCGGGACTTCAACCGCCGGGCTCAAGAAGTCTGGGACCACCGCATCGAAGGCCGCGACCGCTCCCTCGGATGGCTCAGTGAAAACATCTGGTATCGCGGCGAAGAGGTCATCTACCGGATCCGTCTCTACGACGTACGGTCCCAGAAGCTTCACGGCGTTTCCCTTTATTTCCTGGACGACGCCTTCAACTTGAAGGAACGCCTGGAGGCCGAAGAATTGCGATGGGAGGGCTCAGAGTGGACGGCCCACAAAGGGGCCTTATTGAGGTACGGTCCGGAGGAGATCGAACAGGAGGTGTTCGAGGTAAGAAAGTTGGCGCTGGCCGAAACCCCGGCGGACTTCACGAGGCTGGACGCGCTTCCCCAGGAACTGGACTGGTTCGAACTGTACCGCTACACCCGAAAACTCATGGAAGACGGCTACGACGCAGCCCCCTACCGCGTGGAACTTCACACCCGTGTAGCCTTTCCTCTCATGTCCGTCATCCTGGCCGTGATGGGCATCGCCATTTCGCTTCGTACGGGCCGTTACGGGGGCATCGCCATGGGCATCGTTCTGGCCCTGGTAGCGGCCTTTGTTTACATCATGGTACTGCAGCTGGGATCATCGCTCGCCACCGCCGGCATTCTTCCGCCGACGGTGGGCGTGTGGGCTGGAAACGTCCTTTTCACGGCCCTGGGATGGCACCTTTGGGTGAAGGCCCGCCAGTGAAGCCGGCCCCTTCAATCAGGAAGCCGGGTTTCGAGAGCCATGGCGATCTTCTTTTTCAGTTCCGTCAGGTCGAAGCTCTTCACCACGTAATAGTCGGCGGCAATGGACTTGGCGTCTTCCTTGAAAGTATCGTAAGCGGTCGAAAGGATCACGGGGAGGTCGTAGAAGCGGTTTCGGATATCCTGCAACAGGTCGAGCCCGTCGTAGTCCACCATCTTGATGTCGAGGATGACCAGGTCCGGCCGCTCCGCCTCGATCCTTTCCATGAGCTTGTGTCCGCTTTCCGCCGTGATCACCTCATAGCCGGCCTCCTTGAGCTCCTCGGAATAGAGCAGCCGAATATGCTCTTCATCGTCGACCACCAATATTTTCGGCATCAGCAACCTCCCTTGCCTATTTTAATCAACGCCATCGTTCCACGAGATAGGATTTGTTTTCCTCAAATATGGTACAGGTCTCTTCCACGTGTTCTTCGGCCTGCTGGATGGAGATCCGTTCCGTCCGGTTGGCGTAGGAAACCACTTTGCCCAGATACAAGGGAAGGATGGAATCGATCACCCGGGTCCGCTCCGCTTCGTCGCGGTCGCGATAGGCCAGAGCTGCGGAAAAAAGGACCAGCCCCCAGGTGTGGCTGGGGAAAGAAAAGTGAGGCAGCTCCAGGCTTCGGATTTCCTGGATCTTGTTGAAAACCGCCGGTTCGAAGATTTCACGCCAGACCGGCTGGTATTCTTCGAATCCCTGGAGGAAGCGGGCGTGCAGGCGGCCCATGTTGATTTCCACCTGGGGCGCCACCTCCGTATCCTGACCGTCCATGCTGAAGAGGGCGGTCGGTTTGCTCCATTTTACGATCCGCCAGAAGTCGGCGTAGGCCACCATGAGATCAAAGATGGTGGCCAGTGTCTGGCGGAACCGGAGGGTGACCTGGGCGAAGGGGTCATTGGCGCGGTGCCGCTTAGGAGCCCCGATGACAGACTGGCATACGGGGACGCGTGCGGTGAGCGCCAGTGTTCCCACGCAAACATCAATCCCGAACTGGTCCATCGCGGCCGTCCACACGGGCGGATTGAGAAAGACGTCCACCAGGTCGCCGCGGAACGCGCAGTCTCCGGCGTTCATCTGCCGCACCCGGCGGCCGTAAAGGCAACGGGTCAGCGGATAGACAATGGCGGTATTCAGGGTGTCTTCGTACTTGTGCCGCAGATAAATGGGAGCCACGTACCCCGCTCCCCTGAGCACCGGTTCGGCCATGCACTTGATCCAGGAGGGCGCCAGGTTGGTGATGTCCGCTTCGAACACCACCACCGCCTTGGCCTGGAGTTCCTTCGCCTTATGGAAAAGCATCCTGAGGTTGGCGCCTTTGCCGCGAACTCCCGGCTCCGTGGTCAGGTAGATCTTGGGGACCTGAGTCGATGAGGACAAAAACGCCGCACGAGTCCCGTCGGCCGAATAATTGTCACAGTTGACGATGACCGCATCCATGTCCCCGTAAAACTCGCGGATACCTTGATCCAAACGTTCCACCGTCTGGGCGATGGTTGAGGCTTCATTGAACGACGGAACCGCCACCAACAGCTCGGCCCTCGTGATGCCCTGAGGGTTCTCCTCCTCGTAATACACCTTCGCTGACTCCACCATAGCACCCCCCAGCCCCGGTCTCGCCCTTTCCAGAAACGACGGTTCACTCCGCCCTGTGGATTTTCACGGTTCCGATCCCGTTCCAGCGGCAGCCGCCCGCTGCCCACGCGTCGCCGGCGGCACCCTACGGTTCCGACGCCGGTCTCTGCCCCGAGGCCCCGCGGGTGTTCCCCTGGATGCTGCCCAGGTAACGGAAAAGATCCGCATCGCTCGAAAGGACGAAGGTGCTCCTCGGGTTATTGAAGCCCTGGTAGAATTCCAGGCTCCGGTAGAACTGGTAAAACTCGGGATCCCTTCCAAAGGTGTTGGCATAGATCTGCGTGGCCGTCGCGTCGGCCCTCCCTCGAATCTCCTGGGACGTGCGGAAGGCCTCCGACGAAATCTTGGCCAGTTCCCTTTCCATTTCACCCAGGATCGCCGCCCGCTCGCCTTCGCCTTCCGAACGGTACTGGGCCGCGATCCGCTTCCGCTCCGACACCATGCGTTCGAACACCTTCTCCTGGACGGAATCCACATAATTTCTCTTGGGTAAACCCCCGGCTTTGCCGGGGGACTCCCAGAGTTTGACATTTCCGGGAGTATGCGAAAGCCTTCCTCTTGTGAACCGCTCAAAGTTTACAAAAGGAAAGGCTTTCGCATGGATGGAACTCAAAGCTTAAGCCACACGGTCTGGGAGTGCAAGTACCATGTGGTCTGGATCCCGAAGTACCGCAGGAAGAGTCTTTACGAGCAACTCCGCAAGCACCTGGGCCAAGTCTTCAGAGAACTGGCCAGACAGAAAGAGAGTATGATCGAAGAAGGTCACCTGATGCCGGATCATGTGCACATGCTCATCTCGATCCCACCAAAGTATGGAGTTGCACAGGTGGTTGGCTACATCAAAGGAAAAAGCGCCATCCACATCGCCAGAACCTTCCTCGGGAGGAAGAAGAACTTCACTGGCCAGAACTTTTGGGCCAGGGGCTACTTTGTGTCCACAGTTGGAAGAGACGAGCAGATGATCCGCGAATACATCAAAAAGCAGGAAACTGAGGATCGTCGACTCGATCAACTGAATATGTTCGAATAGTCGCCACCTTTTAAGGTGGCCAATGGTTTACAATCGCTTTGAGCGGTCCACGGTTTTACAAGCCTCCGGCTTTGCCGGAGGTACATGACTGATCCGCTTGATGCGGATATCCAAGAGTTCGATGCCGAATTCCGGGACGAGCCGGGACGCATCGGCCACCATCTCCCGCGTGATCTTTTCACGGCCCTTGATCACCGGCGCAAACAGGGTCTCACCGGTCTCGGTCCCTTCCACGCTTTCCAGCAGAAGCTGAAATTCCTGGACCCCAGCCTCCAGGAGTTTTGCCTTGGCGTCCTCCCAACCTTCACTTCGCACCAGCTCTTCCAGGAAATTGTTGGAGACGTGGTCACGGACCACCGCATCGATGATGCCGTCCAGCCGGCTGAGGGCGGTCGGGACGTTTCCGACTCTCATGAGGAAAAGCAGCGGGTCCTTGATGCGCCACCGAGCCGTGGAATCCACCCAAATGTATTTCTTGTCCTTGGTGGGGATCTGGTTCGGGTTGCCGTCCCACTTCAGGACCCGCTTTTCGAAGAAGTTGGCCTTCTGAATGAGCGGCAGCTTGAAATGCAGGCCCGCCTGGGTAATGGGTTCCCCCACGGGCCGGCCCAACTGGGTGACCACGACCTGCTCGGTTTCCTTCACCACGAAAAGCGAACTCCAAGCAATCACCCCGATCACGATGAGAACGACGACAACCAGACGACTACCCTTGGGGAACATCACTTCTCCTCCGCCGGCCGGCCGGCCGCCGCGCCGGTATCTTCCCCGGCACTCCACCCGGCAAGCCCCCCGGAACCCAGATTCAGAAGCGGCAGGACGCCGGGGCCTGATTCATCCAGCACGATAATCCGGTCCACCTTTTCGATGAACTGAGGCATGCTTTCCAGGTACATGCGACGCCGCGTGACATCGGGAGCCTTCCGGTACTCCTCAAGGATGCTCGCAAACCGCGTCACGTCGCCCTCGGCCCGATTCACCCGCTGGAGTGCATACCCTTCCGCCTGCGTGATCATCTGGCGGGCCTGGCCGCGGGCCCGCGGAATTCTTTCATTGTAGACCTGCTGAGCCTCGTTGATCATGCGCTCCTTCTCCTGGCGTGCCTCGTTCACTTCGTTGAACGCCGCCTTCACAGCGTCCGGAGGGTTGGCGTTCTGGAGCTTCACCACGACGATCTGGAGTCCCGTCCGGTAGGTGTCCATGATTTCTTGGATTTCACGGCCCGCCAGGTCCGCGATGGATGCGCGCCCGATGGTGAGCACCTCGTCCGCAAAGCGGTTCCCCACGATCCGGCGCATCACCGATTCCGAGATGTCGTCCAGCGTACCTTCCACGTCATGAAGCTGAAACAGGTAATCCACCGGATTCTTGATCATGTATTGGACCGTCCACTGGATATCGATCACATTCAGGTCGCCGCTGAGCATCCGGCTTTCTTCCTCGTAGCCTTTTTCGGCAAACCTCGTCCGGACCCCCGGGCTCACCGTCCGGTACCCGTACTCGCGCTGCAGCACCCGCCCCGTGATGACCTTGGTCACGTCCTCGACGCCGAAGGGGATCTTGAAGTGAAGGCCCGCCCCGGCGGTTCGCACGAATTTCCCGAACCGCAACACCACGGCGGTTTCTTCCGGCTGCACCGTGTAGTAGGAAGTAAAGCCGATGAGGGCGGCCACCACCAGAAGTGCCAAGCCCCAAAACGGGCCGCGCCCCAGGGACGGCAGGCTGAAACGGCCCTTCAGCCGTTTCATAACTTCTTCGAGATCTTGTATGTTCCCGGGCCCCGGACCCCGGTGGGGGGGACGTTCCCAATCCATGAATCCTCCTGTCGTGATTCTTCAGCGGCAACCCTGAACCGCTTCGAACGTCAGCGTTTTCGGAGCCCCTCGAACACGTACGCGAAAAACACGAGGAGCACCGCCATCACGATGATGACGCCGGGGCCGGCGGACGGGATGAAAAAGCGTGCCAGGAAATAGGCAAAGAAAGCCCCGAGGGCCGCTCGAATAAGAAAAATCCTCAGTTGCAGCATCGATTCCCGTCTTTCGGTTCCGGCGGAACCCTCGGCTCACTCGGGCGACACAAGGTCTCTGCCTGATGCAGAAATAGCGAAGCTGATCCTAACGGCACCCCCCGGCATTGTCAAGGACATCCGAGCGTTGCATCATCGGAAATCCTT
This is a stretch of genomic DNA from Desulfoglaeba alkanexedens ALDC. It encodes these proteins:
- the lptG gene encoding LPS export ABC transporter permease LptG, coding for MKLLTRYVLRHFLSFFAMALFGFGGIYMVVDFFEKFDDVLERQASMADAALYFLLKLPLILNQGIPMAVLLATLIGLGILERNRELVAMRSAGIGVRTYAAPILGAALVISGLTFVLGETLARDFNRRAQEVWDHRIEGRDRSLGWLSENIWYRGEEVIYRIRLYDVRSQKLHGVSLYFLDDAFNLKERLEAEELRWEGSEWTAHKGALLRYGPEEIEQEVFEVRKLALAETPADFTRLDALPQELDWFELYRYTRKLMEDGYDAAPYRVELHTRVAFPLMSVILAVMGIAISLRTGRYGGIAMGIVLALVAAFVYIMVLQLGSSLATAGILPPTVGVWAGNVLFTALGWHLWVKARQ
- a CDS encoding response regulator, which produces MPKILVVDDEEHIRLLYSEELKEAGYEVITAESGHKLMERIEAERPDLVILDIKMVDYDGLDLLQDIRNRFYDLPVILSTAYDTFKEDAKSIAADYYVVKSFDLTELKKKIAMALETRLPD
- a CDS encoding glycosyltransferase, giving the protein MYYEEENPQGITRAELLVAVPSFNEASTIAQTVERLDQGIREFYGDMDAVIVNCDNYSADGTRAAFLSSSTQVPKIYLTTEPGVRGKGANLRMLFHKAKELQAKAVVVFEADITNLAPSWIKCMAEPVLRGAGYVAPIYLRHKYEDTLNTAIVYPLTRCLYGRRVRQMNAGDCAFRGDLVDVFLNPPVWTAAMDQFGIDVCVGTLALTARVPVCQSVIGAPKRHRANDPFAQVTLRFRQTLATIFDLMVAYADFWRIVKWSKPTALFSMDGQDTEVAPQVEINMGRLHARFLQGFEEYQPVWREIFEPAVFNKIQEIRSLELPHFSFPSHTWGLVLFSAALAYRDRDEAERTRVIDSILPLYLGKVVSYANRTERISIQQAEEHVEETCTIFEENKSYLVERWR
- the tnpA gene encoding IS200/IS605 family transposase, translated to MDGTQSLSHTVWECKYHVVWIPKYRRKSLYEQLRKHLGQVFRELARQKESMIEEGHLMPDHVHMLISIPPKYGVAQVVGYIKGKSAIHIARTFLGRKKNFTGQNFWARGYFVSTVGRDEQMIREYIKKQETEDRRLDQLNMFE
- the hflC gene encoding protease modulator HflC; the protein is MFPKGSRLVVVVLIVIGVIAWSSLFVVKETEQVVVTQLGRPVGEPITQAGLHFKLPLIQKANFFEKRVLKWDGNPNQIPTKDKKYIWVDSTARWRIKDPLLFLMRVGNVPTALSRLDGIIDAVVRDHVSNNFLEELVRSEGWEDAKAKLLEAGVQEFQLLLESVEGTETGETLFAPVIKGREKITREMVADASRLVPEFGIELLDIRIKRISHVPPAKPEACKTVDRSKRL
- the hflK gene encoding FtsH protease activity modulator HflK — encoded protein: MKRLKGRFSLPSLGRGPFWGLALLVVAALIGFTSYYTVQPEETAVVLRFGKFVRTAGAGLHFKIPFGVEDVTKVITGRVLQREYGYRTVSPGVRTRFAEKGYEEESRMLSGDLNVIDIQWTVQYMIKNPVDYLFQLHDVEGTLDDISESVMRRIVGNRFADEVLTIGRASIADLAGREIQEIMDTYRTGLQIVVVKLQNANPPDAVKAAFNEVNEARQEKERMINEAQQVYNERIPRARGQARQMITQAEGYALQRVNRAEGDVTRFASILEEYRKAPDVTRRRMYLESMPQFIEKVDRIIVLDESGPGVLPLLNLGSGGLAGWSAGEDTGAAAGRPAEEK